The Chlorobaculum sp. MV4-Y genome contains the following window.
CCTTGGCATCTTTTATGATGAGAAGGCCACGTTTGGAATCCACATGTTCGGGTCTAAGGTTCAGCAGCTCACTGCGCCTGAGTCCACAGGCGTAGATCAGGCTGAGCATTGTTCGGTGTTTCAGATTTGTGGGCGCTTCCAGAATCTCTTTTACCTCTTCTTTGCTCAGCACATTCGGCAGTTTGTGCTGTGAACGAGGACGTTGCAGTTTTTCTGGCCAGAGCGTTGCGTCATGTATAACTCTGAAAAAAAGCTTTGCTGCATTAACTACCTGGTTTTGATATGCATAACTTAATCCATTGGGCAAGATGTATTCGTTGACAAAACGCACCATATCCTCGCTGGTTATCTCGTTGGCTTGTTTCGGACTGATGAATCTCAGGAATACTTCGAGAACCTGCAGGTAGGTTTTGACGGTAGAATCGCTATAGCGCTTGTGCAGCAGCCACTGCCTGAACGTATGAAGCTCTTGAAGCAATTGCGGCGAAAGCGTGGCCTGTATTATGGTCTTTTGCTGAGCAGATGTGGTTCTGTTGCCTCGGGTTGCCAGGTGCTTTTCTCTGAAAGCAGAATAATCTACCCAAGCTTTGCCCTTGAACTGCTTGAGCATCAGATCGATCACCTCGTCCGATTCAGGAATATACCAACGGTTACAACTGCTACTCCAGCGTACGCCCTTTAACTGCTTCACCTCAGCAGTCAGGGCTTCATCGTATGGAAACTCAAGCACCACCCGCTTTTCACCCCTGTGCTCAAAGGGCGTAATCCGTATGACGGTGCTTGCATGAGGCATTTGCTGTGGGGGAAAGGTGATGCTACCTTATTATTCAGCCAACACATTTTATTAAAATAAATAAAATGTACTGACACGCAAACAAATGCGGGAAACTTGCCACAGGATTTCCCTCTTCATCCCACCTCCAGAAACGCGAAAAAACCCCGACCGCTTTGCACCAGCCGAGGTTTCACGTTGTTGCTCCGGCAGTGATGCTCATAAAAGTCACCGAAACAAGAAATTAGGCTAAAGCCCTGAATTATTTTGCCTTATCCATCAACCCCGGACTAAAGTCCGGGGCAACTGAAGAAAATGTAAGCATTGAATGTCCGTCGGGCTGAAGCCTTCCTGAATACGAAACCTACTGCCTCAGCGACTCGATCAGGCTGAAGAAGTTCGGGAACGACACGCCTGCCACTTCGCGATCCGAGAGGCGTAGCGACGCGCCTGCGGCTTCGGCGGCAATGGCAAAGCTCATGGCGATGCGGTGGTCATCGAAGCACTCGATCTCCACCTCTTCGCGGTTGACCGTCGGGCGCCCCTTGACCACGAAGCCGTCAGGATACTGCTCGCACTCGAAGCCGAGGCGCTCCAGATTCACGACCAGCGCGTCGATGCGGTCGCTCTCCTTGGTGCGCAGTTCGGCAGCGTTGTGCAGCTCGAACTCGCCCGAGGCGAATGCCGAAAGCACGGCGAGCATCGGCAGTTCGTCGATCACGCCCGCCACGACGCCGTGATCGCTGATGCGCAGCGGCTTCAAGCCGGAGCAGCTCCGGACGGCGATGTCACCCACCGGCTCGCCGCCCTCCGAGCGCACATTCTCGATGCCGAGACCCGCACCCGCCTCCTGAAGCACATCAATGTAGGCCACGCGCGTCGGGTTGAGGCAGACGTCGCGCAGCACGACTTCCGAGCGCTTGCCGAGCAGGCCGAGCGCGATCATAAAGCAGGCCGCCGACGGATCGGCAGGCACGCTGAATGGCTTGGCGGCAATCGGCTTGCGCCCGTCGATAATGATCTCGCGGACGCCGTCGGGGCGGTCGATGGTTTCGAGGCCAAGCATCAACTCGGTGTGGTCGCGCGAACGGATCGGCTCGATGATCTTCGACTGGCCGTCGGCGTGCAGCGCCGCGAAGGCCACGAGCGACTTCACCTGCGCGGAAGGCACCGGGAGATGGTACTCGATCGTCTTCAGCGCTTTGGAGCCGTGGATGACGACCGGCGCGGTTCCGGCGTCGGAGAGCGAAATCTTCGCACCCATCTGGCGCAGCGGGTCGGCGACGCGCTTCATCGGACGCTTCATCAGCGAAGCGTCGCCCACCAGCTCACTCCGGAAAGGCTGCGCGGCAAGAATACCCGCCATCATGCGCATGGTGCTGCCGGAGTTGTTGCACATCAGCGGCACGGAAGGCTCGCGGAAGCTCCACAGGCCATTTGACTTGATCACGACATGGCGGACGATCCGCCAGTCACCGCCGGAAAGCTCCTCCTGTCGAATGGAAATACCGGCATCCCTCAGCACCGACAGGGTTGACTGGTTGTCGTATCCACCCGAAAAGTTGGAAATCTCGGTCGTGCCTTCGGCGAGCGCGCCGATAAGCGCGGCGCGATGCGAAATCGATTTGTCCGGCGGAAGGGTCGTCACCTCGCCCTGAAAAATGCTCATTGCTGGCTGTTTTTGAGTTCGATAAAAAAAGCAGCCCCAAGGGAGCTGCTTTTCAATACTGAATTCCTGAAAAATCAGGAGTTGCGCTCTTCGTTCGCGCGCTGTGCGCGACGCTTGCTTCTTGAACGCTTCAGACGGTTGTCGATTGAAGGCTTCACGAAGTACGCCTTTTTACGAAACTCCTTCAGAACACCTGCTCTCTCGTATTTCTTTTTGAAACGTTTGAGCATCTTGTCAATCGATTCATTTTCATTTACCTGAACGCTGACCAATG
Protein-coding sequences here:
- a CDS encoding tyrosine-type recombinase/integrase yields the protein MLEFPYDEALTAEVKQLKGVRWSSSCNRWYIPESDEVIDLMLKQFKGKAWVDYSAFREKHLATRGNRTTSAQQKTIIQATLSPQLLQELHTFRQWLLHKRYSDSTVKTYLQVLEVFLRFISPKQANEITSEDMVRFVNEYILPNGLSYAYQNQVVNAAKLFFRVIHDATLWPEKLQRPRSQHKLPNVLSKEEVKEILEAPTNLKHRTMLSLIYACGLRRSELLNLRPEHVDSKRGLLIIKDAKGHKDRVAPISNKVIGMLREYYKACKPKQWLFEGQFPDTQYSARSLEQVLKHALKKASITKPVTLHWLRHSYATHLLESGTDLRYIQELLGHKSSKTTEIYTHVSKKSLQQIKSPFDDL
- the aroA gene encoding 3-phosphoshikimate 1-carboxyvinyltransferase, with the protein product MSIFQGEVTTLPPDKSISHRAALIGALAEGTTEISNFSGGYDNQSTLSVLRDAGISIRQEELSGGDWRIVRHVVIKSNGLWSFREPSVPLMCNNSGSTMRMMAGILAAQPFRSELVGDASLMKRPMKRVADPLRQMGAKISLSDAGTAPVVIHGSKALKTIEYHLPVPSAQVKSLVAFAALHADGQSKIIEPIRSRDHTELMLGLETIDRPDGVREIIIDGRKPIAAKPFSVPADPSAACFMIALGLLGKRSEVVLRDVCLNPTRVAYIDVLQEAGAGLGIENVRSEGGEPVGDIAVRSCSGLKPLRISDHGVVAGVIDELPMLAVLSAFASGEFELHNAAELRTKESDRIDALVVNLERLGFECEQYPDGFVVKGRPTVNREEVEIECFDDHRIAMSFAIAAEAAGASLRLSDREVAGVSFPNFFSLIESLRQ
- the rpsU gene encoding 30S ribosomal protein S21 is translated as MVSVQVNENESIDKMLKRFKKKYERAGVLKEFRKKAYFVKPSIDNRLKRSRSKRRAQRANEERNS